The following are from one region of the Variovorax sp. V213 genome:
- the msrP gene encoding protein-methionine-sulfoxide reductase catalytic subunit MsrP, translated as MSFQSRPQGRNSGFIHPLSSEITPRAVYEGRRDLLKLMAGGAAGAALASFAGREAFAQATGPHKLALLPGAKSAVPGAQTMEKLTEYKDATSYNNFYEFGTDKGDPVKNAGTLKTRPWTVEVEGLVKKPGKYGIEDLLKLSAQEERIYRLRCVEGWSMVIPWVGYSLAELIKKVEPQGNAKYVEFVTLADPKTMPFVGSRVLDWPYTEGLRMDEAMHPLTLLAFGMYGEVLPNQNGAPVRIVVPWKYGFKSAKSIVKIRFVEKEPGTAWNKAAAQEYGFYSNVNPNVDHPRWSQATERRIGDGGGLFAKRNKTLMFNGYEAQVGQLYAGMDLKKNY; from the coding sequence ATGTCGTTCCAATCCCGCCCGCAGGGTCGCAACAGCGGTTTCATTCATCCGCTCTCGAGCGAGATCACGCCGCGCGCCGTCTACGAAGGCCGGCGAGACCTGCTGAAGCTGATGGCCGGCGGTGCGGCGGGCGCCGCGCTCGCGAGCTTTGCCGGGCGCGAGGCCTTCGCCCAGGCGACGGGCCCGCACAAGCTGGCGCTGCTTCCGGGCGCCAAGTCCGCCGTGCCGGGCGCGCAAACCATGGAAAAGCTCACCGAGTACAAGGATGCGACGAGCTACAACAACTTCTACGAATTCGGCACCGACAAGGGCGATCCGGTCAAGAACGCCGGCACGCTCAAGACCCGCCCGTGGACCGTCGAAGTCGAAGGCCTGGTCAAGAAGCCCGGCAAGTACGGCATCGAAGACCTGCTGAAGCTCAGTGCGCAGGAAGAGCGCATCTACCGCCTGCGCTGCGTCGAGGGCTGGTCCATGGTCATTCCGTGGGTGGGTTACTCGCTGGCCGAGCTCATCAAGAAGGTCGAGCCGCAGGGCAACGCCAAGTACGTGGAATTCGTGACCCTGGCCGATCCCAAGACCATGCCCTTCGTGGGCTCGCGCGTGCTCGATTGGCCGTACACCGAAGGCCTGCGCATGGACGAGGCCATGCATCCGCTCACGCTGCTGGCTTTCGGCATGTATGGCGAAGTGCTGCCCAACCAGAACGGCGCGCCGGTGCGCATCGTGGTGCCCTGGAAATACGGTTTCAAGTCGGCCAAGTCGATCGTGAAGATCCGCTTCGTCGAAAAGGAACCGGGCACGGCCTGGAACAAGGCCGCGGCCCAGGAATACGGCTTCTATTCGAACGTCAATCCGAACGTCGACCATCCGCGCTGGAGCCAGGCGACCGAGCGCCGCATCGGCGATGGCGGCGGACTTTTCGCCAAGCGCAACAAGACGCTGATGTTCAACGGCTACGAAGCCCAGGTCGGCCAGCTCTATGCGGGCATGGACCTGAAGAAGAACTACTGA
- the ccsB gene encoding c-type cytochrome biogenesis protein CcsB: MNTTTLTLHESWFSRRNLFDWVFAALVLAGGLFAFARYAGSMDYYEKPILAAAMISVIAIGWFWRPLRVLAIVVAVASLLAISSYQGDLARADTVFWLKYFLSSQSAILWMSVLFFMSTLFYWFGFFGGKQGDAFDLIGSRLAWAAIAMALTGTMVRWYESHLLGPDIGHIPVSNLYEVFVLFCWLTTAFYLYFESRYGTRTLGAFVMLVVSAAVGFLLWYTLVRNAHEIQPLVPALQSWWMKLHVPANFIGYGTFALAAMVAFAYLIKEQAQETRWYKLTPIWLLGVALCFVPVAFRQRVQEAGGSYWVIYAGISALIAAGILLGRKRIAARLPANDVLDDVMYKSITVGFAFFTIATVLGALWAADAWGGYWSWDPKETWALIVWLNYAAWLHMRLVKGLRGTVAAWWALGGLAVTTFAFLGVNMFLSGLHSYGTL; the protein is encoded by the coding sequence ATGAACACCACCACCCTCACGCTCCACGAAAGCTGGTTTTCGCGCCGCAACCTTTTCGACTGGGTGTTTGCGGCACTGGTGCTGGCAGGCGGCCTTTTTGCCTTTGCACGGTATGCGGGCTCGATGGACTACTACGAGAAGCCCATCCTTGCCGCCGCCATGATCTCGGTCATTGCCATCGGCTGGTTCTGGCGTCCGCTGCGGGTGCTGGCCATCGTGGTGGCCGTGGCCTCGCTGCTGGCCATCAGTTCCTACCAGGGCGACCTGGCGCGCGCCGACACGGTGTTCTGGCTCAAGTATTTCCTGTCGAGCCAGTCGGCCATCCTCTGGATGAGCGTGCTGTTCTTCATGAGCACGCTGTTCTACTGGTTCGGTTTCTTCGGCGGCAAGCAGGGCGACGCCTTCGACCTGATCGGCTCCCGCCTGGCCTGGGCCGCCATCGCCATGGCGCTGACCGGCACCATGGTGCGCTGGTACGAGAGCCATCTGCTGGGGCCGGACATCGGCCACATCCCGGTCAGCAACCTGTACGAAGTGTTCGTGCTGTTCTGCTGGCTCACGACGGCCTTCTACCTGTACTTCGAATCGCGCTACGGCACGCGCACGCTCGGCGCATTCGTCATGCTGGTGGTGAGCGCGGCGGTCGGCTTCCTGCTCTGGTACACGCTGGTGCGCAACGCGCACGAGATCCAGCCACTGGTGCCCGCGCTGCAGAGCTGGTGGATGAAGCTTCACGTGCCCGCCAACTTCATCGGCTACGGCACCTTCGCGCTCGCGGCCATGGTGGCCTTTGCCTACCTCATCAAGGAGCAGGCGCAAGAGACGCGCTGGTACAAGCTCACGCCGATCTGGCTCCTGGGCGTGGCGCTGTGCTTCGTGCCCGTGGCGTTCCGCCAGCGCGTGCAGGAGGCCGGCGGCAGCTACTGGGTGATCTATGCGGGTATTTCCGCGCTCATCGCCGCGGGCATCCTGCTCGGCCGCAAACGCATTGCCGCAAGGCTGCCCGCCAACGACGTGCTCGACGACGTGATGTACAAGTCGATCACCGTCGGTTTCGCGTTCTTCACCATTGCCACCGTGCTCGGCGCCCTGTGGGCGGCCGATGCCTGGGGCGGCTACTGGAGCTGGGACCCGAAGGAAACCTGGGCCCTGATCGTCTGGCTCAACTACGCGGCCTGGCTGCACATGCGGCTGGTCAAGGGCCTGCGCGGCACGGTGGCCGCATGGTGGGCGCTGGGCGGCCTGGCCGTGACCACCTTTGCGTTCCTGGGCGTGAACATGTTCCTGAGCGGGCTGCACAGCTACGGCACGTTGTAG
- a CDS encoding cytochrome c biogenesis protein ResB: MSVSTHGLRVHRGPQALRAAVELFSSMRFAIALLTVICIASIIGTVLKQHESINNYINQFGPFWAELFRAAKLDSVYSAWWFLLILLFLVISTSLCIARNTPRIFVDLKTFKEGIRAQSLKAFGQRAENRLDEAPAAAANRIGQLLVSGGWKVKLQQREAADGQADAGWMVAARAGGAHKLGYIAAHSAIVLVCIGGLLDGDLVVRAQTWFNGKSVFTGGGMIADVPPQHRLSPRNPTFRGNILVPEGAQGSVAILQQSDGVLLQELPFSIELKKFIVDYYSTGMPKLFASEVVLHDRETGAQVPARIEVNHPASYKGVEIYQSSFDDGGSKVKLKAVPMAAAAKPFEVEGVIGGPSTEITNGSEKLTLEYAALRVINVENFADGGAMGSGADVRKVDLRHDIESRLGAANKTSKPKVLRNIGPSIGYKLRDAAGQAREYQNYMVPVDTGDGQPVFLLGMREKPEEPFRYLRVPADDQGSMDSFVRMRTALADADTRTRAVERYIAKAVDPKRPEMAEQLRVSAARALALFAGSERAKVDATTKGGWQAIAEFMEANVPETERERAGAVLVRILNDVLFEVLNLSREGAGLAALPSDQKSQAFLTQAVLAISDAYFYPAPVAMMMTDFTQVQASVFQVARAPGKNVVYLGCLLLIVGIFAMLYVRERRLWVWLTPHGAGSGDNTTAATMAFSVNRKTMDSDREFEHLKHKLLALKKEGQASP; the protein is encoded by the coding sequence CCATGGCCTTCGCGTCCATCGCGGCCCGCAAGCGCTTCGCGCCGCGGTGGAGCTGTTTTCGTCGATGCGGTTCGCGATTGCGCTGCTCACCGTCATCTGCATCGCATCCATCATCGGCACCGTGCTCAAGCAGCACGAGTCGATCAACAACTACATCAACCAGTTCGGTCCATTCTGGGCCGAGCTGTTCCGCGCGGCCAAGCTCGATTCGGTCTACAGCGCATGGTGGTTCCTGCTGATCCTGCTGTTCCTGGTGATCAGCACCTCGCTGTGCATTGCGCGCAACACGCCGCGCATCTTCGTGGACCTGAAGACCTTCAAGGAAGGGATTCGCGCGCAGAGCCTCAAGGCCTTTGGCCAGCGCGCCGAAAACCGTCTCGACGAGGCGCCCGCCGCTGCGGCCAACCGCATCGGCCAGCTGCTGGTCAGCGGCGGCTGGAAGGTCAAGCTCCAGCAACGCGAAGCCGCGGACGGGCAGGCCGACGCCGGCTGGATGGTTGCCGCGCGCGCGGGCGGCGCCCACAAGCTCGGCTACATCGCCGCCCACAGCGCGATCGTGCTCGTGTGCATCGGCGGCCTGCTCGACGGCGACCTGGTGGTGCGCGCCCAGACCTGGTTCAACGGCAAGAGCGTGTTCACGGGCGGCGGCATGATTGCCGACGTGCCGCCCCAGCACCGGCTGTCGCCCCGAAACCCGACCTTCCGCGGCAACATCCTGGTGCCCGAGGGCGCACAGGGCAGCGTGGCCATCCTGCAGCAATCCGACGGCGTGCTGCTGCAGGAACTGCCGTTCTCGATCGAGCTCAAGAAGTTCATCGTCGACTACTACTCGACCGGCATGCCCAAGCTCTTTGCGAGCGAGGTGGTGCTGCATGACCGCGAGACCGGCGCCCAGGTGCCGGCGCGCATCGAGGTCAATCACCCGGCCAGCTACAAGGGCGTGGAAATCTACCAATCGAGCTTCGACGACGGCGGCTCCAAGGTGAAGCTCAAGGCGGTGCCGATGGCGGCCGCTGCCAAGCCCTTCGAGGTCGAGGGCGTCATCGGCGGGCCGAGCACTGAAATTACCAACGGCTCGGAAAAGCTCACGCTCGAATATGCCGCGCTGCGGGTGATCAACGTCGAGAATTTTGCCGACGGCGGCGCCATGGGCAGCGGCGCCGACGTGCGCAAGGTCGACCTGCGCCACGACATCGAATCGCGCCTGGGCGCCGCCAACAAGACCAGCAAGCCGAAGGTGCTGCGCAACATCGGCCCGAGCATCGGCTACAAGCTGCGCGATGCGGCGGGCCAGGCGCGCGAGTATCAAAACTACATGGTGCCGGTCGACACCGGCGACGGCCAGCCGGTCTTCCTGCTCGGCATGCGCGAGAAGCCCGAGGAGCCGTTCCGCTACCTGCGCGTGCCGGCCGACGACCAGGGCTCCATGGACAGCTTCGTGCGCATGCGCACCGCGCTGGCCGATGCCGATACGCGCACCCGGGCCGTCGAACGCTACATCGCCAAGGCCGTGGACCCGAAGCGGCCCGAAATGGCCGAGCAATTGCGCGTGTCGGCAGCGCGTGCACTGGCCTTGTTTGCCGGCAGCGAGCGCGCCAAGGTCGATGCCACCACCAAGGGCGGCTGGCAGGCCATTGCGGAGTTCATGGAAGCCAACGTGCCCGAAACCGAGCGCGAACGTGCCGGCGCAGTGCTGGTGCGCATCCTGAACGACGTGCTGTTCGAAGTGCTCAACCTGAGCCGCGAGGGTGCCGGCCTGGCGGCATTGCCGAGCGACCAGAAATCGCAGGCTTTCCTGACCCAGGCGGTGCTGGCCATCAGCGACGCGTACTTCTACCCCGCGCCGGTCGCCATGATGATGACCGATTTCACCCAGGTGCAGGCCAGCGTGTTCCAGGTGGCGCGCGCGCCCGGCAAGAATGTGGTCTATCTGGGCTGCCTGTTGCTGATCGTCGGTATTTTTGCCATGCTGTACGTGCGCGAACGCCGGCTCTGGGTGTGGCTCACACCCCATGGCGCGGGCTCCGGAGACAACACCACTGCCGCCACGATGGCTTTCTCGGTCAACCGCAAGACCATGGACAGCGATCGCGAGTTCGAGCACCTCAAGCACAAGCTGCTTGCCTTGAAGAAAGAAGGACAGGCGTCACCATGA